TTTCAGGCCGGTGGGGACCGCTTCCGTCTGTATTGGGGTGGGTTCTTCCCATCCCATGTCATCCAATGCCTTTGCGATATCTTCCGATATACCTAAATCTGTGAACTTTGAGATCATTTATACATCACTGATCTGAATCCAAACCGCCTGCGACTTTTACGCAGACACCTCTGTTTCACTATTGCTAATCCTCCTTTATCTTATATACTTACCTAAAGAAGCCATAGCCGCTGCCTTTTCGTATAGGATAACTTTTTACTAATGCAGATTATCCCTTAGTCCTATTGATATGAAGGTCGGCTTTGACAACGAGAAGTACATCGGCGTGCAGTCTGAACGCATAAGGGAAAGGATCGACAAGTTCGGCGGTAAGCTGTACCTTGAGTTCGGCGGTAAGCTGTTCGACGATTACCATGCCTCCAGGGCCCTTCCGGGATTCAGGCCCGACAGCAAGATCGAGATGCTCATGCAGATGAGGGATTCCGTTGAGGCTATCATTGTCATCAACGCGGACGATGTGGCGAAGAACAAGATGAGGGGCGACCTTGGGATAACATATGATATGGAAGCCCTGAGAATGATCGACTCTTTCAGAGAAAGAGGGATGTTCGTTGAAAGCGTGGTAATGACCCATTATGTCAAACAGCCGGCTGCGGTCGTGCTCGAAAAAAGGCTTAAAGCTCTGGGCATCAAGGTGTACAAGCACTATCCGATAGACGGATATCCGCTGGATGTGGAGAAGATCGTCAGCGATAACGGGTTCGGGAAGAACGATTTCGTTAAGACGAGCAGACCGCTCGTGGTCGTCACTGCCCCCGGTTCGGGCAGCGGCAAAATGGCCACATGCCTATCGCAGCTTTACCATGAGAACAAAGGAGGCGTTTCCGCCGGGTATGCTAAGTTCGAGACGTTCCCCGTATGGAACGTGCCTATCAAACATCCGATAAATCTAGCATATGAAGCGGCGACCATTGACCTCGGCGACGTCAACATGATCGACCCGTTCCACCTCGAAGCATACAAAGAAAGCGCTGTCAATTACAACAGGGACATAGAGATATTCCCTGTGCTGAATTCGATGCTGAAAAGGATACTGGGGGAATCTCCGTACAGATCGCCGACCGATATGGGCGTCAACATGGCGGGATACTGCATTACGGATAACGATACAGTATCAAAGGCCTCGAGGTTCGAGATCATCAGAAGATATTACGACCTTCTGAAGAACAGAAAACAAGGCACAGCGTCCGACGAGATGGTATCCAGAATGGAACTGCTCATGAAGAACGCCGACATCAATCCAAGCGAACGGAAGGTCATACCGGCGGTCATGAACAGGGCGACGGCCCTCAAGGTGCCCGTTTCGGGAATAGAACTGGAAGACGGCACTATAATAACGGGGAAGACGTCGGCCCTGCTGGGCGCCAGCTCTGCCGTCATACTCAACGCCATAAAAACGATCGCCGGCCTTGACGACGGGATACTGCTCATCTCCCCGAGCATCCTGAAGCCCATTCAGGAACTCAAGACCAAGGACCTGGGTTTCATGAATACCAAACTGCATGCCGACGAGATGCTGATCGCGTTGTCGATATCGGCTCAGACGGACCCTGTGGCGAGGGCCGCCCTGGAACAGCTTCCCAAACTCAAAGGGTGCGAGATGCATTCCTCGGTGATATTATCGTCTGTCGAAGATTCGACCCTTAAGAGGCTTGGGCTGTACATAACCTGCGAACCGGCCTATCAGAACAATTCCCTGTACCAGGGTCAGCGCATGATGTGAGGACTGCGCAACGGCTTTGGTGAAACCATCGTCCAAACATAAAGGAAAAGTCTACATACTCATTAATAATATCTGAGCCGATGGGTGATAATAACGGGCAGTAATTTCATTGAATACTTAAATGCAATGTCTGAACATTTATCGAAATTATCAGAGGCAGCAGGAGTAACACCCCATAATTTATCAAAAGGACATAACAGAGAAGACATACTAGTTGATTTTTTTAATTATCATTTACCCAGACGGTTAAAAGCTAGAAAAAATGTAATCGTTATTGATAATAAAGGAAATGAGTCAAATGAGATTGATATTGCAATAACAAATGACATAATGCCAGACTTCTCTACTCAAATGAGGATGTGTATTCCAATAGAGAGCGTTGCAGGAACAATTTCTGTAAAAACTAAACTCGACAAGAAAGAGCTTTTTAACTGTCTGGATAATATAAAAGAATTGCCTCAAATTCAACCCGAGTATATATACACAGATAAAGAACCTACAAAAAAACATAAAGAATATTTGAATTCCCTGCCAAAAAATTACATCTTTGCATATGACGGAATAAAGCATGAGGCCATTATCAAACACATCGAGAGGTATTATACAGATAATCATGATGTGCCACTAAATAGGAGGCCTGTGCATACTATAGTAAATGGTAAGTACAGCGTGTCTATTTCTGATTGCGATAAAAAGACCATCAGAGGTGCAGATATAAAAAAAGGGCACCCATATCGCATGATAATAAAAAATTCGCCCGGAACTCCTTTTGCACACATACTAAATGACATGACAATCTACACCGGGCTTCTTGCAACTGTGGGAATTGATATTTCAGGCTATTTTGAAAAACACACTATTGAGCACTATGCAAAGCAAGGAATCAACAATAAGCCCAGAAAAAAATAAGAGACATCTGGATACTATTTCTGCACCAAGAGTGCGAATTTCTTATGATCGTCATACAATCGATTGCTG
This sequence is a window from Candidatus Methanoplasma cognatum. Protein-coding genes within it:
- a CDS encoding DUF1846 domain-containing protein, with the translated sequence MKVGFDNEKYIGVQSERIRERIDKFGGKLYLEFGGKLFDDYHASRALPGFRPDSKIEMLMQMRDSVEAIIVINADDVAKNKMRGDLGITYDMEALRMIDSFRERGMFVESVVMTHYVKQPAAVVLEKRLKALGIKVYKHYPIDGYPLDVEKIVSDNGFGKNDFVKTSRPLVVVTAPGSGSGKMATCLSQLYHENKGGVSAGYAKFETFPVWNVPIKHPINLAYEAATIDLGDVNMIDPFHLEAYKESAVNYNRDIEIFPVLNSMLKRILGESPYRSPTDMGVNMAGYCITDNDTVSKASRFEIIRRYYDLLKNRKQGTASDEMVSRMELLMKNADINPSERKVIPAVMNRATALKVPVSGIELEDGTIITGKTSALLGASSAVILNAIKTIAGLDDGILLISPSILKPIQELKTKDLGFMNTKLHADEMLIALSISAQTDPVARAALEQLPKLKGCEMHSSVILSSVEDSTLKRLGLYITCEPAYQNNSLYQGQRMM